The stretch of DNA CGCGAGACGACGGCGCGGGCGGTGGCGGGGCCAGGGCTGCTGCGGCGCACGGCGCTGCCGTCACGCCGGGGAATCCTGCTGGCCCAGCCGTACAGGACACAGGCGGGGAACCTGGCGGTGCGGCTCGCGCCGGGGTTGCGGGGGATGCTGGGGGTGGCGCGAAGGCGGCTCGCGCGGTGGGTGAGCGGAGCCGGCCGCTGACGCTGCCCGTACACACACCTCTGCGACACTGCACACCCACCCGCTCGAACTCACACAGAAGGCTGACTGACGACGATGACCTGGCTGATCACCGGCGGTGCCGGCTACATCGGGGCACACGTGGTCCGCGCCATGACGGAGGCGGGCGAGCGGGCCGTGGTCTACGACGACCTGTCCACGGGCATCGCCGATCGCGTCCCGGAGGGCGTACCGCTGGTGACGGGTTCGACCCTCGACGCGGACCTGTTGTCCCGCACGCTGAGGGAGCACGCCGTCACGGGTGTCGTGCACCTGGCGGCGAAGAAGCAGGTGGGCGAGTCGGTGGAGCAGCCGCTGCGGTACTACCACGAGAACGTGGAGGGACTGCGGGTCCTGCTGTCGGCGGTGACGGAAGCGGGGGTCGCGTCCTTCGTCCTCTCCTCATCCGCGGCCGTGTACGGCATGCCTGACGTGGACCTGGTGACGGAGGAGATCCCCTGCCTCCCGATGAGTCCGTACGGCGAGACGAAGCTGGCGGGTGAGTGGCTGGTCCGCGCGACGGGCCGGGCGCACGGCCTGTCGACGGCGTCGCTGCGCTACTTCAACGTGGCGGGCGCGGCGAGCCCCGAGCTGGCCGACACGGGCGTCTACAACCTGGTCCCGATGGTGTTCGAGAAGCTCACGGACGGCGAGGCACCGCGCGTCTTCGGCGCCGACTACGCCACGCCGGACGGCACGTGCGTACGCGACTACATCCACGTGGCGGACCTCGCCGAGGCCCACGTGGCAACGGCCCGCAAGCTGGCCGAGGCGCCACGCGGCACCGACCTGACGCTCAACATCGGCCGAGGCGAGGGGGTTTCGGTCCTGGAGATGACGAAGGTGATCAACGAGGTCACGGGCTACGACGCACCGCCCACCGTGGCCCCCCGCCGCCCCGGCGACCCGGCGAGGGTGGTGGCATCGGCGTCCCGCGCCGCCACGGAACTCGGCTGGTCGGCCAAGCGGGACGTACGCGAGATGGTGACGTCGGCGTGGGCGGGGTGGGTTCGGACGCATCCGGAGGCGGCGAGGAGCTAGCCCCGGAGTTTCCGGAGCTCCCGCGGTTCGTGAAGCGGCTGTCGGCCGCGGCTTGCACGGCATTCCCACGACACGCCGTGCGAGGGGCGGCCCCGGCGGGACTTTCCTGCAGTCACACCCCAGCCGCCGATCCCACCCCAGCCGCGCTCACAACAGCCGCACTCACAACGCCCGCAGCGCCGCCGCCGTAGCCGAGGCGAGGCTGCCCAAGTACCCCTTGGGCAGCTCGGCCCGGACCACCACGGACCGCCAGTAGAGCGGCCCCGACACCAGGTCGAGCGCGAGGTCCTCGTCGACCCCGTCCCGCACCTCACCCCGCGCCACGGCCGCCCGCACGATGCCGTTCGCCACCCCGTGCTGCCCCTCCCGCAGCGCCTTCTGCATGGCCTCCGCGATCTCCGGGTTGCGTGCCGCCTCCGCCTGGAGGTCGGGGATGACCTGCGAGGCCACGGGGTGCCGCAGGGCGCGCGACGTCACCTCGTAGAGGAGTCGCAGGTCGCCCTCCAGGGAGCCGCTGTCGGGCATCGGCAGGCCCTGGACCGCTATCGCCGACACCAGGTCGAGCACGAGGTGCAGCTTGGAGCGCCAGCGCCGGTAGACGGCGGTCTTGCCGACGCCCGCGCGGCGCGCGATGCCCTCGATGGACATGCGTGCGTACCCGACCGCCGCCAGCTCCGCGAAGACGGCGGACCTGATGGCCTCGGTCACATCCTCGCGGAGCACCGCGGCCCCCGCGGGCGCCCTGCGGCGGGGCTGCTCACGCGGCTGTTCATCTCCTGGCCTGCTCGTCGTCATGCGAACAGCATAGAACGTGACGACGATACGGTTGCGTTCCGACGTAGCGACACCCTACTCTCGACGTTGCGACGATACGGGTCCGTCCCGACGTAACGAGTAAGGAGCAGCGGCAGTGACTCAGGTCCTCGACGCACCACCCCGCACGGGGGCCGCGGCGCCCGACCCCGCCGAGCTCGCCGCCCGGCACGGCCTGACCGTCAGCGGCGCCCGCCCCACGCTCCCCGCGTACGTCCGGCAGCTGTGGCAGCGCCGCCACTTCATCACCGCCTTCGCGACGGCCAAGCTCACCGCCCAGTACAGCCAGGCGAAGCTCGGCCAGGTCTGGCAGGTGATGACTCCGCTCCTGAACGCGGCGGTCTACTACTTCATCTTCGGCGTGCTGATGAACACCAAGCACGACGTCCCGGACTACGTCCCGTTCCTGGTCACCGGCGTCTTCATCTTCACGTTCACGCAGAGCTCGGTCATGGCGGGCACCCGCGCCATCGCCGGCAACCTCGGCCTGGTGCGTGCCCTGCACTTCCCGCGGGCCGCGCTGCCGGTCTCGTTCAGCCTGCAACAGCTCCAGCAGCTCCTGTTCTCCATGGGCGCGCTCGTCGTGATCCTGCTCTGCTTCGGCGTCCCGCCGAGCATGTCCTGGCTCCTGGTGGTCCCGGTCCTGCTCCTGCAGTTCACGTTCAACACGGGCCTTGCCCTGGTGATGGCCCGCCTGGGCAGCAGGACGCCCGACATCGCGCAGCTGATGCCGTTCGTGCTGCGTACGTGGATGTACGTGTCCGGGGTGATGTGGAGCATCGACGCGGTCCTCAAGGACCAGCACCTGCCGCACGCCCTCCAGGTCCTCCTGGAGTGCAATCCGGCCGCCATCTACATCGACCTGATGCGCTTCGCGCTCATCGACAGCTTCCAGGCGGACCAGCTCCCGCACCACGTCTGGGCGTGGGCGGTGGGCTGGGCGCTGCTCGCCGGAGTCGGCGGATTCATCTACTTCTGGAAGGCAGAGGAGACGTACGGCCGTGGCTGAGACGACGATTGCACCCCTCGCTGAAACCGCACCCGCCCACGCACCCGCACCCGCACCCGCACCCACTGTCATCGCCGACCAGGTGGACATCGTCTACCGCGTCCACGGCGGCGCCACGACGGGCCGCGGCAGCGCGACCGCCGCGCTCGGCCGCATCCTCAAGCGCGGCAAGGGGGGCAAGGGCGGCGAGTCCCCCGGCGTACGCAAGGTGCACGCCGTCAGGAAGGTCTCCTTCACCGCCCACAAGGGCGAGGCCATCGGCCTGATCGGCACGAACGGCTCGGGCAAGTCGACGCTCCTGAAGGCGGTCGCCGGGCTTCTCCCCGTCGAGAACGGCCGCATCTTCACCGACGGCCAGCCCTCCCTCCTCGGCGTGAACGCGGCCCTGATGAACGACCTCACCGGAGAGCGCAACGTCCGGCTCGGCGGTCTGGCGATGGGCATGAGCCGCGAGCAGATCCAGGAGCGCTACCAGGACATCGTCGACTTCTCCGGCATCAACGAGAAGGGCGACTTCATCACGCTCCCGATGCGTACGTACTCCTCCGGCATGGCGGCCCGGCTCCGCTTCTCCATCGGCTCCGCCAAGGACCACGACGTACTGCTCATCGACGAGGCCCTCGCGACCGGCGACCGCTCCTTCCAGAAGCGCTCGGAGGCCCGCATCCGCGAGCTGCGCAAGCGCGCGGGCACGGTCTTCCTGGTCAGCCACAACAACAAGTCGATCCGCGACACCTGCGAGCGCGTGCTCTGGCTTGAGCACGGCGAGCTGCGCATGGACGGCCCGACGGAGGACGTCCTGAAGGAGTACGAGCGCTTCACGGGCGGCAAGAAATAGCCGAGCCGCCCCGCCCTACCGCTCCAGGAAGAGGAACAACTCCTCCCAGCGCCGCACGACTTCACCCGTCGTGTAGCGCTGGATGTTCACCCTGGCCAGCTCCCCCATCCGGTCCCGCAGCTCCTTGTCGGACATCAACGTGTCCAGCCTGCGCGCCAGTTCAGCCGTGTTCCCGAGCTGTGCAAGCAGTCCGTCCACGCCGTCCTGGACGATCTCGTGCACGCCCGGCGCGCAGTCGAAGGCCGCGCACGGCACGGCGGTGGCCATCGCCTCCATCAGCGCGAGCGGGAAACCCTCGCCCCGCGACGACTGCACGAACACCGAGCCGCCCCGCAGCGCCCCCGGCACATCG from Streptomyces sp. BA2 encodes:
- the galE gene encoding UDP-glucose 4-epimerase GalE translates to MTWLITGGAGYIGAHVVRAMTEAGERAVVYDDLSTGIADRVPEGVPLVTGSTLDADLLSRTLREHAVTGVVHLAAKKQVGESVEQPLRYYHENVEGLRVLLSAVTEAGVASFVLSSSAAVYGMPDVDLVTEEIPCLPMSPYGETKLAGEWLVRATGRAHGLSTASLRYFNVAGAASPELADTGVYNLVPMVFEKLTDGEAPRVFGADYATPDGTCVRDYIHVADLAEAHVATARKLAEAPRGTDLTLNIGRGEGVSVLEMTKVINEVTGYDAPPTVAPRRPGDPARVVASASRAATELGWSAKRDVREMVTSAWAGWVRTHPEAARS
- a CDS encoding TetR/AcrR family transcriptional regulator — translated: MTTSRPGDEQPREQPRRRAPAGAAVLREDVTEAIRSAVFAELAAVGYARMSIEGIARRAGVGKTAVYRRWRSKLHLVLDLVSAIAVQGLPMPDSGSLEGDLRLLYEVTSRALRHPVASQVIPDLQAEAARNPEIAEAMQKALREGQHGVANGIVRAAVARGEVRDGVDEDLALDLVSGPLYWRSVVVRAELPKGYLGSLASATAAALRAL
- a CDS encoding ABC transporter permease, producing MTQVLDAPPRTGAAAPDPAELAARHGLTVSGARPTLPAYVRQLWQRRHFITAFATAKLTAQYSQAKLGQVWQVMTPLLNAAVYYFIFGVLMNTKHDVPDYVPFLVTGVFIFTFTQSSVMAGTRAIAGNLGLVRALHFPRAALPVSFSLQQLQQLLFSMGALVVILLCFGVPPSMSWLLVVPVLLLQFTFNTGLALVMARLGSRTPDIAQLMPFVLRTWMYVSGVMWSIDAVLKDQHLPHALQVLLECNPAAIYIDLMRFALIDSFQADQLPHHVWAWAVGWALLAGVGGFIYFWKAEETYGRG
- a CDS encoding ABC transporter ATP-binding protein codes for the protein MAPLAETAPAHAPAPAPAPTVIADQVDIVYRVHGGATTGRGSATAALGRILKRGKGGKGGESPGVRKVHAVRKVSFTAHKGEAIGLIGTNGSGKSTLLKAVAGLLPVENGRIFTDGQPSLLGVNAALMNDLTGERNVRLGGLAMGMSREQIQERYQDIVDFSGINEKGDFITLPMRTYSSGMAARLRFSIGSAKDHDVLLIDEALATGDRSFQKRSEARIRELRKRAGTVFLVSHNNKSIRDTCERVLWLEHGELRMDGPTEDVLKEYERFTGGKK